One Comamonas endophytica DNA window includes the following coding sequences:
- a CDS encoding amino acid aminotransferase, translated as MSLFTAVEMAPRDPILGLNEQFASDTNPNKVNLGVGVYFDDNGKLPLLQCVQTAEKNLMAQPTARGYLPIDGIAAYDNAVKALVFGADSEPVTSGRVATVQAIGGTGGLKIGADFLKKVSPGAKVLISDPSWENHRAIFVNAGFEVDSYAYYDAEKRGVNFEGMLASLNAAAAGTIVVLHACCHNPTGYDITAEQWDQVIEVVKAKQLTAFLDMAYQGFGEGIAEDGAVIGKFVAAGLDILVSTSFSKSFSLYGERVGALSVVAKDAEEAKRVLSQLKIVIRTNYSNPPIHGGAVVTAVLTNPELRALWEKELGEMRVRIKAMRQKLVDGLKAAGVQQDMSFITTQVGMFSYSGLSKDQMVRLRSEFGVYGTDTGRMCVAALNSKNIDYVCQAIAKVV; from the coding sequence ATGTCTTTGTTTACCGCCGTCGAAATGGCCCCCCGCGACCCCATTCTGGGTCTGAACGAGCAATTCGCCTCTGACACCAACCCCAACAAGGTCAACCTCGGCGTGGGCGTGTACTTCGATGACAATGGCAAGCTGCCCTTGCTGCAGTGCGTCCAGACCGCTGAAAAGAATCTGATGGCCCAGCCCACGGCGCGCGGCTACCTGCCCATCGACGGCATTGCGGCCTATGACAATGCCGTCAAGGCGCTGGTGTTCGGTGCGGACAGCGAACCCGTTACTTCGGGCCGGGTGGCCACGGTTCAAGCCATCGGCGGCACGGGCGGGCTGAAAATCGGCGCCGACTTCCTGAAGAAGGTCAGCCCCGGCGCCAAGGTGCTGATCTCCGACCCGAGCTGGGAGAACCACCGCGCGATCTTCGTGAACGCCGGCTTCGAAGTGGACAGCTATGCCTACTACGACGCCGAAAAGCGCGGCGTGAACTTCGAGGGCATGCTCGCCAGCCTCAATGCCGCTGCTGCCGGCACCATCGTCGTGCTGCACGCCTGCTGCCACAACCCGACCGGCTATGACATCACCGCCGAGCAGTGGGACCAGGTAATCGAAGTCGTCAAGGCCAAGCAGCTCACGGCCTTCCTCGACATGGCCTATCAGGGCTTTGGCGAAGGCATTGCCGAAGACGGCGCCGTGATCGGCAAGTTCGTGGCCGCGGGCCTCGACATCCTGGTCTCGACCTCGTTTTCCAAGAGCTTCAGCCTCTACGGCGAGCGCGTGGGCGCCCTGTCGGTGGTGGCCAAGGACGCCGAGGAAGCCAAGCGCGTGCTGAGCCAGCTGAAGATCGTCATCCGCACCAACTATTCCAACCCGCCGATCCATGGCGGCGCCGTCGTCACGGCCGTGCTCACCAACCCCGAGCTGCGCGCGCTGTGGGAAAAGGAGCTGGGCGAGATGCGCGTGCGCATCAAGGCCATGCGCCAGAAGCTGGTCGACGGCCTCAAGGCCGCGGGCGTGCAGCAGGACATGTCCTTCATCACCACGCAGGTCGGCATGTTCAGCTACTCCGGCCTGAGCAAGGACCAGATGGTGCGCCTGCGCAGCGAATTCGGTGTGTACGGCACCGACACGGGCCGCATGTGCGTGGCTGCGCTCAACAGCAAGAACATCGACTACGTCTGCCAGGCCATTGCCAAGGTGGTCTGA
- the iscR gene encoding Fe-S cluster assembly transcriptional regulator IscR — MRLTTKGRFAVTAMIDLALRQNNGPVTLAAISQRQQISLSYLEQLFGKLRRHELVESTRGPGGGYTLARKAGDITVADIIVSVDEPIDATQCGGKENCLGEAGRCMTHELWAALNQRMVEFLDSVTLQKLVDEQIAKGVQIEDKPVVRRAISTAPVVKPIRVNAPNSVFALGNVFAKS; from the coding sequence ATGCGTCTCACAACCAAAGGCCGCTTTGCGGTCACTGCCATGATCGATCTGGCCCTGCGCCAGAACAACGGCCCCGTCACGCTGGCTGCCATCAGCCAGCGCCAACAGATTTCCCTGTCGTATCTCGAGCAGCTGTTCGGCAAGCTGCGTCGCCACGAACTCGTCGAGTCGACCCGTGGCCCGGGCGGCGGCTACACGCTGGCGCGCAAGGCCGGCGACATCACCGTGGCCGACATCATCGTGTCGGTGGATGAACCCATCGATGCCACGCAGTGCGGCGGCAAGGAAAACTGCCTGGGCGAAGCCGGCCGCTGCATGACGCACGAGCTGTGGGCCGCGCTGAACCAGCGCATGGTGGAGTTCCTGGACTCCGTGACACTGCAGAAGCTCGTCGACGAACAGATCGCCAAGGGCGTGCAGATCGAAGACAAGCCGGTGGTGCGGCGCGCCATCTCTACCGCCCCCGTGGTCAAGCCGATCCGCGTGAATGCGCCGAATTCGGTGTTTGCCCTGGGCAACGTTTTCGCCAAGTCCTGA
- the iscU gene encoding Fe-S cluster assembly scaffold IscU gives MAYSEKVVDHYENPRNVGSFDKGDGSVGTGMVGAPACGDVMKLQIKVNPETGVIEDARFKTYGCGSAIASSSLVTEWVKGKTLDQAAALKNSEIAEELALPPVKVHCSILAEDAIKAAVNDYRAKHAAVAAA, from the coding sequence ATGGCTTATTCCGAAAAAGTGGTTGACCACTATGAAAACCCCCGCAATGTGGGCTCCTTCGACAAGGGTGACGGCTCGGTCGGCACCGGCATGGTGGGTGCGCCTGCCTGCGGCGACGTGATGAAGCTGCAGATCAAGGTCAACCCCGAAACCGGCGTGATCGAAGACGCACGCTTCAAGACCTACGGCTGCGGCTCGGCGATTGCCTCGTCGTCGCTGGTGACCGAATGGGTCAAGGGCAAGACGCTGGATCAGGCGGCGGCGCTGAAGAACAGCGAGATCGCCGAAGAGCTGGCTTTGCCGCCGGTGAAGGTGCACTGCTCCATCCTCGCGGAAGACGCGATCAAGGCAGCGGTCAACGACTACCGCGCCAAGCACGCTGCGGTGGCGGCCGCCTGA
- a CDS encoding IscS subfamily cysteine desulfurase has protein sequence MDMTPHFPIYLDYGATTPVDPRVVDAMIPWLREHFGNAASRSHAWGWEAEEAVEKARGHVAALINADPREIVWTSGATESDNLAIKGAAHFYQGKGKHLITVKTEHKAVLDTMRELERQGFEVSYLDVQENGLLDFEVFKAAIRPDTILASVMLVNNEIGVVQDIERIGALCREKGIIFHVDAAQATGKLPIDMQTLPVDLMSLTAHKTYGPKGIGALYVRRKPRVRLEAQMHGGGHERGMRSGTLATHQIVGMGEAYRIAKEEMAQDIARARTLQARLLDGLKDIEQVFVNGDMTQRVPHYLNISFNYVEGESLIMGIKGLAVSSGSACTSASLEPSYVLRALGRSDELAHSSLRMTIGRFTTEEEIDYAIGTIRTNVEKLRELSPLWEMYQDGIDISTIQWAAH, from the coding sequence ATGGACATGACCCCGCACTTCCCCATTTATCTCGACTACGGCGCCACCACGCCGGTGGACCCGCGCGTGGTCGATGCCATGATTCCCTGGTTGCGCGAGCACTTCGGCAACGCCGCGTCGCGCAGCCATGCCTGGGGTTGGGAAGCCGAGGAGGCCGTGGAAAAGGCGCGCGGCCATGTCGCGGCGCTGATCAATGCCGACCCGCGCGAGATCGTCTGGACCAGCGGCGCGACCGAGTCCGACAACCTCGCCATCAAGGGCGCAGCGCACTTCTACCAGGGCAAGGGCAAGCACCTGATCACGGTGAAGACCGAGCACAAGGCGGTGCTTGACACCATGCGCGAGCTCGAGCGCCAGGGTTTCGAGGTCAGCTACCTGGACGTGCAGGAAAACGGCCTGCTGGACTTCGAGGTCTTCAAGGCAGCGATCCGTCCCGACACGATCCTGGCCAGCGTCATGCTGGTCAACAATGAGATCGGCGTGGTGCAGGACATCGAGCGCATCGGCGCGCTGTGCCGCGAAAAGGGCATCATCTTCCACGTCGACGCGGCCCAGGCCACGGGCAAGCTGCCCATCGACATGCAGACGCTGCCGGTCGACCTGATGAGCCTGACGGCGCACAAGACCTACGGCCCCAAGGGCATCGGCGCGCTGTACGTGCGCCGCAAGCCGCGCGTGCGCCTGGAAGCGCAGATGCACGGCGGCGGCCACGAGCGCGGCATGCGTTCGGGCACGCTGGCCACGCACCAGATCGTGGGCATGGGCGAAGCCTACCGCATCGCCAAGGAAGAGATGGCCCAGGACATCGCCCGGGCCCGCACCCTGCAGGCACGCCTGCTGGACGGCCTGAAGGACATCGAGCAGGTGTTCGTCAATGGCGACATGACGCAGCGCGTGCCGCATTACCTGAACATCAGCTTCAACTACGTGGAAGGCGAGTCGCTGATCATGGGCATCAAGGGCCTGGCGGTGTCGTCCGGTTCGGCATGCACTTCGGCCAGCCTCGAGCCCAGCTATGTGCTGCGCGCGCTGGGCCGCAGCGACGAGCTGGCGCACAGCAGCCTGCGCATGACCATCGGCCGTTTCACGACCGAAGAAGAGATCGACTACGCCATTGGCACCATCCGCACCAATGTCGAGAAGCTGCGCGAGCTGAGCCCGCTGTGGGAGATGTACCAGGACGGCATCGACATCAGCACCATCCAGTGGGCTGCGCATTGA
- the uvrB gene encoding excinuclease ABC subunit UvrB: protein MQEATDLSQSGQFVTFEGSPFELYQPYPPAGDQPQAIDKLVEGLEDGEVFQTLLGVTGSGKTYTMANVIARMGRPAIVFAPNKTLAAQLYSEFREFFPKNAVEYFVSYYDYYQPEAYVPQRDLFIEKDSAINEHIEQMRLSCTKSLMERRDVVIVATVSAIYGIGEPESYHRMIMTLRAGDRMGQRDVIAQLIRMQYQRNDQDFSRGKFRVRGDTIDVFPAEHSELALRIELFDDEVETLQLFDPLTGRIKQKIPRFTVYPSSHYVTPRDKVLTAVESIKLELSDRLAQLVGQGKLVEAQRLEQRTRFDLEMLSEIGHCKGIENYTRHLSGAAPGSPPSTLTDYLPRDALMFLDESHQMIGQLNAMYNGDRARKTTLVEYGFRLPSALDNRPLKFDEFEQRMRQIVFVSATPAEYEKTHASQVVEQVVRPTGLVDPEIEVRPATHQVDDVLQEIRLRTERDERVLITTLTKRMAEQLTDYLTDNGVKVRYLHSDVDTVERVEIIRDLRLGLFDVLVGINLLREGLDIPEVSLVAILDADKEGFLRAERSLIQTIGRAARNLNGKAILYADKITDSMRRAIDETERRRAKQVQFNLDNGITPQAIVKQVKDLIDGVYSEKSGKEAQRLEQADAQRERVEEMSEKDAAREIKRLEKQMLEHARSLEFEQAARLRDQLAQLKARFFGASGRESPVV, encoded by the coding sequence ATGCAAGAAGCTACTGATCTGTCCCAATCCGGCCAATTCGTCACCTTCGAAGGCTCGCCCTTCGAGCTGTACCAACCCTATCCGCCGGCGGGCGATCAGCCGCAAGCCATCGACAAGCTGGTCGAGGGCCTGGAAGACGGCGAGGTGTTCCAGACGCTGCTGGGCGTCACGGGCTCGGGCAAGACCTACACCATGGCCAACGTCATCGCCCGCATGGGGCGCCCGGCCATCGTCTTCGCGCCGAACAAGACCCTGGCGGCCCAGCTCTACAGCGAATTCCGCGAGTTCTTCCCGAAGAACGCGGTGGAATATTTCGTCAGCTACTACGACTACTACCAGCCCGAGGCCTATGTGCCGCAGCGCGACCTGTTCATCGAGAAGGACAGCGCGATCAACGAGCACATCGAGCAGATGCGACTGTCGTGCACCAAGAGCCTGATGGAGCGCCGCGACGTGGTGATCGTCGCCACGGTCTCGGCCATCTACGGCATCGGCGAGCCCGAGAGCTACCACCGCATGATCATGACGCTGCGCGCGGGCGACCGCATGGGCCAGCGCGACGTCATCGCGCAGCTGATCCGCATGCAGTACCAGCGCAACGACCAGGATTTCAGCCGCGGCAAGTTCCGCGTGCGCGGCGACACCATCGATGTGTTCCCGGCCGAGCATTCGGAGCTGGCGCTGCGCATCGAGCTGTTTGACGATGAGGTCGAGACCCTGCAACTGTTCGATCCGCTCACAGGGCGCATCAAGCAGAAGATTCCGCGCTTCACGGTCTATCCCAGCAGCCATTACGTCACGCCGCGCGACAAGGTGCTCACGGCGGTGGAGAGCATCAAGCTCGAGCTGTCCGACCGCCTGGCGCAGCTGGTGGGGCAGGGCAAGCTGGTCGAGGCCCAGCGCCTGGAGCAGCGCACGCGTTTCGACCTGGAGATGCTCAGCGAGATCGGGCACTGCAAGGGCATCGAGAACTACACGCGCCATCTGTCGGGCGCGGCGCCCGGCTCGCCGCCGAGCACGCTCACCGACTACCTGCCGCGCGACGCGCTGATGTTCCTGGACGAGAGCCACCAGATGATCGGGCAGCTCAATGCCATGTACAACGGCGACCGCGCGCGCAAGACCACGCTGGTCGAATATGGCTTCCGGCTGCCCTCGGCGCTGGACAACCGCCCGCTGAAGTTCGACGAATTCGAGCAGCGCATGCGCCAGATCGTGTTCGTATCTGCAACCCCCGCGGAATACGAGAAAACCCATGCCAGCCAGGTGGTCGAACAGGTGGTGCGTCCGACCGGCCTGGTCGATCCCGAGATCGAGGTGCGCCCCGCGACCCACCAGGTGGACGACGTGCTGCAGGAGATCCGCCTGCGCACCGAGCGCGACGAGCGCGTGCTGATCACCACGCTGACCAAGCGCATGGCCGAGCAGTTGACTGACTACCTGACCGACAACGGCGTCAAGGTGCGCTACCTGCACTCCGACGTGGACACCGTCGAGCGCGTGGAAATCATCCGCGACCTGCGGCTGGGGTTGTTCGACGTGCTCGTGGGTATCAACCTGCTGCGCGAGGGCCTGGACATTCCCGAGGTCTCGCTGGTGGCGATTCTCGACGCCGACAAGGAAGGCTTCCTGCGTGCCGAGCGCAGCCTGATCCAGACCATCGGCCGCGCGGCGCGCAACCTCAACGGCAAGGCCATCCTCTACGCCGACAAGATCACCGACTCCATGCGCCGCGCCATCGACGAGACCGAACGCCGGCGCGCCAAGCAGGTCCAGTTCAACCTGGACAACGGCATCACGCCGCAGGCCATTGTCAAGCAGGTGAAAGACCTCATTGACGGGGTCTACAGCGAGAAGAGCGGCAAGGAAGCGCAGCGGCTGGAGCAGGCCGATGCCCAGCGCGAGCGCGTCGAGGAAATGTCGGAGAAGGATGCGGCGCGGGAGATCAAGCGGCTCGAGAAGCAGATGCTCGAACACGCCCGCAGCCTGGAATTCGAGCAGGCGGCGCGGCTGCGCGACCAGTTGGCGCAACTCAAGGCGCGCTTTTTCGGTGCGTCCGGCCGCGAGTCGCCAGTAGTTTGA
- the hscB gene encoding Fe-S protein assembly co-chaperone HscB, producing the protein MNLQSDDFELFALPARFAQDRAQIDSRWKELQREAHPDRFAAQGAAAQRVAMQWSVRINEAYQRLKDPLKRAAYLCELRGAPLRAEDNTAMPAAFLMQQMEWREALEDAGSEADVDQLDDEVSAARHSLLAECARLLDDARDPVGAAQRVRALMFVARFARDIEARREQLQQ; encoded by the coding sequence ATGAATCTTCAATCCGACGACTTCGAACTCTTTGCGCTGCCCGCGCGGTTCGCCCAGGACCGCGCGCAGATCGACAGCCGCTGGAAGGAACTGCAGCGCGAGGCCCACCCCGACCGCTTCGCGGCGCAGGGCGCGGCGGCGCAGCGCGTGGCCATGCAATGGTCGGTGCGCATCAACGAGGCCTACCAGCGCCTCAAGGATCCGCTCAAGCGCGCCGCCTACCTGTGCGAGCTGCGCGGTGCGCCGTTGCGCGCGGAAGACAACACCGCTATGCCCGCGGCCTTCCTGATGCAGCAGATGGAGTGGCGCGAAGCGCTCGAGGATGCCGGCAGCGAAGCCGATGTAGATCAGCTCGATGACGAGGTCTCGGCGGCGCGGCACAGCCTGCTGGCCGAGTGCGCGCGCCTGCTGGACGACGCGCGGGACCCCGTGGGCGCGGCCCAGCGGGTGAGAGCCCTTATGTTTGTTGCACGTTTTGCGCGCGATATCGAGGCACGGCGGGAGCAACTGCAACAATAG
- the iscA gene encoding iron-sulfur cluster assembly protein IscA — translation MAITLTEAAARHVSRYLSRRGKGLGVRLGVKTTGCSGLAYKLEYVDDQAPEDLVFEHHGVKVIIDPKSLAYIDGTELDFVREGLNEGFKFNNPNERDRCGCGESFRV, via the coding sequence ATGGCCATCACGCTCACCGAGGCGGCGGCCCGGCATGTGAGCCGCTATCTGTCCCGGCGTGGCAAGGGGCTGGGCGTGCGCCTGGGGGTCAAGACCACGGGCTGCTCGGGCCTGGCCTACAAGCTGGAGTACGTCGACGACCAGGCTCCCGAGGACCTGGTGTTCGAGCACCATGGCGTGAAGGTCATCATCGACCCCAAGAGCCTGGCCTATATCGACGGTACCGAGCTGGACTTCGTGCGCGAAGGCCTCAATGAGGGCTTCAAGTTCAACAATCCCAATGAGCGCGATCGCTGCGGCTGTGGAGAGAGCTTCCGCGTCTGA
- a CDS encoding Bug family tripartite tricarboxylate transporter substrate binding protein encodes MKTITPRRTALAVLATLAFGAAALPMGALAQGNYPSKLITIIVPFSAGGTTDILARIVAQGLTTELGQSVVVDNRPGAGGNIGGLLASKAPADGYTLFMGTVGTHAINATLYKKMAFDPVKDFAPLTRVANVPNLLVANPKQPFKNVKELIAYAKANPGKVNYGSSGSGSSIHLSGELFNSMAKVDMVHVPYKGSAPAVTDLLGNQIGIMFDNMPSAIQHVRSGKLVPLAVTTAKRSPELPDVPTIAEAGVPGYEATSWFGMLAPAATPAPIVAKLNAALVKVLAQPDVKKKINDQGAEAYSETPAEFAAFIQKESVKWGKVVRDSGAIAD; translated from the coding sequence ATGAAGACAATCACCCCCCGCCGTACGGCCCTGGCCGTTCTTGCCACCCTGGCCTTTGGTGCGGCCGCGCTGCCCATGGGCGCGCTGGCGCAGGGCAACTACCCGAGCAAGCTGATCACCATCATCGTGCCCTTCTCGGCCGGCGGCACGACCGATATCCTGGCGCGCATCGTGGCACAGGGCCTCACCACCGAGCTGGGCCAGTCGGTCGTGGTGGACAACCGCCCCGGCGCGGGCGGCAATATCGGCGGCCTCCTGGCCTCCAAGGCCCCGGCCGACGGCTACACGCTGTTCATGGGCACCGTGGGCACGCATGCGATCAACGCCACGCTCTACAAGAAGATGGCCTTCGATCCGGTCAAGGACTTCGCTCCGCTGACGCGCGTGGCCAATGTCCCGAACCTGCTGGTCGCCAACCCCAAGCAGCCCTTCAAGAATGTCAAGGAGCTGATTGCCTATGCCAAGGCCAATCCGGGCAAGGTGAACTACGGATCGTCCGGCAGCGGCAGCTCCATCCACCTGTCGGGCGAGCTGTTCAACTCGATGGCCAAGGTCGACATGGTGCACGTACCCTACAAGGGCAGCGCGCCGGCCGTGACCGATCTGCTGGGCAACCAGATCGGCATCATGTTCGACAACATGCCTTCCGCCATCCAGCATGTGCGCTCGGGCAAGCTGGTGCCGCTGGCCGTGACCACGGCCAAGCGTTCGCCCGAACTGCCCGACGTGCCGACCATTGCCGAAGCCGGCGTTCCCGGCTATGAGGCGACCTCGTGGTTCGGCATGCTGGCGCCCGCCGCCACGCCCGCGCCCATCGTCGCCAAGCTCAACGCCGCGCTGGTCAAGGTGCTGGCCCAGCCCGACGTCAAGAAGAAGATCAACGACCAGGGCGCCGAAGCCTACAGCGAGACGCCGGCCGAATTCGCCGCCTTCATCCAGAAGGAAAGCGTGAAGTGGGGCAAGGTGGTGCGCGATTCGGGAGCGATCGCCGACTGA